The genomic stretch AACACCCATCTTACAATCCTCAGCTGTTCGGTCCCGCTTTGGGTCGGGTATATGCTTTGACACAAAGACTCCGCAAGTGTTATCGCTCCACAGGGCACGTAAATGGCTTAAGGTAGAGCGTAACGGGCGTGAGAGGGGCGAGGCATCCTGCGGGGCGTACGTCGCGACGCCCGTCGGACGTTTGATGCTTATGTCCGCAGGACGTCGGATGCGTACGTCCACCGGATGTTTCGTTTTCGTCCTTTTGCTCATTGTGCTGTACATCATGCTCGCGTTTTCTCTCAGGTCAGTAAGGAACAGCAGCTGACATTATGCGGTATCGCTGCAAGATTGGCTACAGGAAGACGGCTTAGAAATTATGAAACGTACTATTTTTTAATATAACGTATATACTGTAAGCCTTACGACACCATGTTTCTTCCCAGGTTTCAGCTTTGGTACTCTTGCGGGTTCCATTAAGTTTGAACCCGCGTAGGATTGGAAGGAACGTTGTTCACTTTGCACTTTTGTTCACGAACCAGAAGTTTGATTGATAGAGTCGTAATCTTGTGAGTCATACTATTGCTTGAAAACTACACATTTGAGTAGAGCGTGCTCCATGCTGTGCTTTTATGGTGCACAGTGGACTTAGATCAGAGCTGTTCCGAGAGGAGGGGGCtggggcgagaggggcagccgccatGGGTGCTAGATGTCAGGTCCTGAGAGCTAAGGTTAGGCAATAAAAGCGAAAAAATTCCGGGGAATTTTCAGTGTTGAATTCAAAATTTTACGTTTTCTAGATTTTACTTCTTGCCACTCGGAATATTCCTGTAGCATGTTGAAGCGCAGATAATTTATGCAACAAAATGGACTACTACTTGTATAACGTAGCTAGAGCCTGAatttttagggttttacccaattcttccccgaattgaaggttgcctctttagggtgaaaccgatttttaccaggcaaattgccctctctcggatgtctgtaggaatgcaccaacttacttgtttggcagaaaaatgcagttacatcaccgtttgtaccaaaccgctacagttagtttgaataactgagcccgatttctccccgattttagcgtaatggaagttttttcacccgaattcacatgaatttagtgcacacgtttatttacccgatttttaccccacgaatttagaaaaaaatatttcccggaaacttcaggctctaagcgTAGCTAGATATGAAGAGCACACATGTGAATTGTACGCCAAAAAAATTTTCCTGGCTATTCTTGCGCAATCTTTTTTTCTCAGTGGTGCTGCTGGTACTGGGGGGCTTCACGCGTATTTTGCCTCAGGACAGCTCTGAACACAGATAATTGAATGAAAAACTTAACTGGCTCAGTTTGTATTTCACATTTCCGTTTTGCTCAAACGTGGTGGTTGAAATTGATGTTAAGCTGAAAAATTTCctgtaccgtattttctcgaTTCTAAGGACCACCTGTTTTCAAAATGAAGCTTCCCAAAGTAGGGGAGGGTCCTTAAATTTGAGCGCACGGAGTTTAAATTGACGAAGTTTATCGCGGAGTCTTCCCCCCCCGGTACTCACATAGCCTTCGGTGCCATCCAAAGCATTTCTTATGGTGCCGTTCTCGAAATTATTTCTCAATCATTCTGGCTGTACACCCTTCCACGCGTCCGAGACCCACTGCACAATGGCCCCTGGCGACCCCTTCCGGATCTTTCTGGCCGGTGACCACTCTCGACCTCTACCGCGGATCCATTCTTCGTACCCTGCGCGCAGGTTTTCCTTAAAAGGTTTTCTCACGGGAACGTTAAGAAACTGCAACTCTGCTGTCGGTCCGCAAGTGTTAACCACTGAGTCGCTGTTATGCTTTTTTTTGCACAGTTCTTTCACTTTGTCACTTGGTCCGCCGCGGAATGTATCCAGCGTGAACGTTGTTAGCGGCTGTTAAGCACGCGGAATATGACGAGGTCTTGTCGTTCATTGCGGGAACTTctctttcgttttgtttttcgacCCGACAGCAGACGAGGCAATGAGAACTCGCAGCTTGCAACCGTCGCAAGTTCAGCTCTGGTTCATGCAATAGGAAAGGACTCGTTCCTTGTCATGTGGGTCATGTGACTCCTCGACCTTGTGACCTTGACCCTCTCGCACGGGCATAGTGGAAGAGTGTCCTTAGATTCGCGTGCAAAGTCTTTCTCGGAGCAAGATTGTCCAGAGTAGGGGAAGGGCCCTTAGAATTGTGGGGGGCCTTTAAGttcgagaaaatacggtaattcGGCTTACAACATCATTCCTGTACAAAGACGGCGGTGGttatggatttttttttttagtgaagAGTGGGACGCGCCGTTTACGTTCACCAAGTATACGCAGCACATAGCGATTGCAACACATGCAATAGTGAGTTATATGTACATAAAGTGAAAAGGCGAAATAGAATCAACCTTCGTATAACAGCCTCATACTGCCATACGGGGCGAAATACCCCGTGCCGGGGCTGGCACGTCTCTTCGACACCCCACTTTTGCCAATCGTCCATGAGCCATAAGTGTGTTATTAATGGACAACAAGTTTGGAGTGAGTCGAGGAAAACGTCATGGTCCCAATAGCCGTAAGGGAGTGGGATGTGTGCTTTGATTATTTGAATTACATGTACTAATTGCAAGCATCAATTGCTAGGCTTTGCATCAGTCACTGCACCGATGTAACGCCTTCTGCACTGCTCTCACATCTACAGAAAGATAGCAAAGTGTTGCCAGCAGGCTTCGTCTTTTCATCTCACAGTGCTAAAATGGTCTAAAACAGCATTGTTTCTCCCATACCACCAGTAGCCGAGCCAAGTCACCAGTCAAGATTTTGATGATGTCACTGAGTAAATGGACCTTGTATTCCACACAGTGTTAGTCAGTGTGTTACGCGTTTGAAGCATTTGAGGCCAGAGCTGGCTCGGCTTTGAATGACTCATGGCATGGTGGTAAtggtcacgacctactagattataacgaccacgtcatagacaccccttcccagcgccgcatttggaagctagtggtggcgctactcatcggcccggctGTTGCTTACtgaatttctgcaatactttgtacttcagcttaccttagtatttttgcacAAGTGGTGGATGTCCCACAGTAGATGCTTCTTTTTAAAGtagattatcatcatcattctacgcgttttcataggagttgttgctgtcgtctgctacggtagttgtACGTCTGCTTTGGTCCacttctgcacgttcaaaattcaactttccattgtccaatcggGATGTAGAtgtcgcgggccgatgagtagcgcccctagcggaacGTGCGGACGGGATCCCCATAGGGGTTGCcaattatgacatggtcatAGTAGGTCGTGGTAATGGTAGCAAAGGGGACTGTGGGGTGCGCTGCCATCTGTGAGGAGTATGACTGAACTTACAAGACACCCCGAGCTGGAACCAACTTGGGGGAAAATGTACGCTTTCTAGTCTTTGCGACAATAACCTGCAATTTAAATCCAATCTAGTTGAAATCTACAGCTCCCACCATCATGTCGCACTTCCGCAGACGACGTCTGCTTCTTCTTGCGTCTGTTGGTGAAAAACCTGAACGTTTTTCTCGATGTGCTCTCTCTAACTGTGTTTGACATAGTCTGAATCACTGCCATATTTGGGGGTAGGGTGTCTCGGTTGGTTTGGAGATTTTTTACCGTGAGCAGGTGTTTCTTGTTGGACTGCGTATATCGTTTGTGCGTTTGCTACACTATGTGATAGAGGGTCCCCGTGTTCCCTGCACCTTCAGTTTATTATTTATGTTAAATATACATTCTTTTTTCTACCAAACCAAGTTCCTGCAGTGTCGATTCTTATTCGTCGAGATATTGGCAAATGACTCACAAGATACTGAGAGTCAAAAGATGGGCATGTTGGTAGGGGTCCATATTGCAAAAACAGGGGAGTGCACAAAAAAACAGCAGACCATGAGCTTCTCTGTCATCTACTGTTTTTTGTGTCTCCCCCCGCCCCTTTTGGAACATGGACTCGCAAGATGCCATGAAAGATTTGAAAGAGGGAGTAGTGTGCACATTATGTAGTTAGTATGCATAAAGCCAGAGCATCCAAGTGCCTTTTCATGTAGGATTTCCTTTACAGGGCTCTGGATAGAACTTGCACAAAGTACTCTTACATTCCAGTAGAGGGCACTTTTGTATTCCATGTGCCACTGCTATGTGCAAATCATGAACCAggcagatataaaaaataatcAGAATTTGTTAATGTTGTCTGCACGGATGCTCGAGCCATGTTCATCAAATACTTGCCAGCATATTCACAGTATGTGCACACTTCATGGACCGCAGAGCTTGCTACTGTGGCTACGAACCGGAGCCCTCATGTGGTATCATGCAGTACTAGAAGAGTATCATGTGGTACCTGCAACAGCCAATGAGTAGGAGCTATTTGCTCCGAGAACGGTGTTGGCGCGCTGCAGAGAAATGATAAACTACCGTAGTTTGGATAGCTTCCtcacgtcgtctgcttttacacgtttattccgcattcagtgcagtaggtggagcatagGGGAACCAAACGGTAttgtaccatcgcggcacaagtgatcttccggtgaatacacgcaagaattacggaaaagaaccatcaactctgaacatcggccggcgtgtgatccacactagaaaggtgacagtgGCGCCCACTATAGGTCGATATAGCAGCGAATAAGGCAAAAACGTGGAGGCTATTACTGGCAGCCATACTGCGGAGATGATAATGTGCCGGTGCTCTTAATTTTGGACTGCCGAAGTGGCTGTCACGTGAGTGACAGTACAATATGGCCGTACCCATGCCATACCCTCTTGGAATGTTTTCCAAACATTTCTCCAATCTCTCTCTAATGTTGAGCATGTACGGTAAGCCTCATTTTCCCGTGTTCAGCCTAAGAATGGCATGGAATGTAATCCATCAACCCTATCGGAGTTAATCCCCTGGAGAGGTTGTGCTGCAGTGCCACCTGGTGCTGCCTATACAACTTCTATAGTTTTGACAAAGTGATGTGGCCAGCTATTGCAGCCAATAGCAACAAGCATAGGGCAGGGTCGAGACATACCATTCTTAGGTCAAGCACACACATCAAATCTGTGCCATCTCATGTTTGACCgccagcagacgacagctagtacagcagacgacaaaagtAAACACCTTTAATGGCGACATCTAAGCATAATAGTTGAGGTTAGTCTTTTTCTTCGCTTGCACTTCCATGATAGCGTCCATGTAATCTTCGTGCGTGACATTGTTGCCCATGCGGCGCAGCGCGATCATGCCCGCCTCCACGCAGACCGCCTTGCACTGCGCTCCGTTGAAGTCGTCCGTACAACGAGCGAGCTCTTCAAAGTTGACATCCTTGTCATAGTTCATCTTCCGTGAGTGGATCTGCATGATCCGCGCTCGAGCCTCTTCGTTGGGGTGCGGAAACTCGATCTTCCTGTCGAGACGTCCCGACCGCAGTAGCGCGGGGTCCAGGATGTCCACCCTGTTGGTGGCGGCGATGACTTTGATGTCTGCGCTGGAACTGAACCCGTCCAGCTGGTTGAGAAGCTCTAGCATGGTACGTTGCACCTCACGGTCTCCGGCCTTCTCGCTGTCGAAACGTTTGGTGCCGATGGCGTCGAGTTCGTCGATGAAGATGATGGCTGGCGATTTCTCCTTGGCCAGGGCGAACGCGTCGCGTACGAGCTTTGCTCCGTCGCCGATGAACATCTGGACCAGTTGAGGTCCGGCCAGCTTGAGGAAGGTGGACTTGGTCTGTGCCGCACATGCCCTAGCCATTAGCGTTTTGCCAGTGCCTGGAGGGCCGTACAAGAGGACTCCCTTGGGAGGACTGATTCCGAGATTAACGAACTTTTCCTTGTGGGTCATTGGAAGCACGACAGCCTCGACCAGCTCTTGAATCTGCTTGTCCAGACCACCGATGTCGCTGTACTGTTCCGTAGGCCGTTCGTCCACTTCCATAGCTTTCACGCGGGAGTCGTATTCTTGAGGGAGAGTCTCCAGGATGAGATAGGAGTCCTTGTTGACCCCGACGAGATCACCGGGACGGAGCTTCTCCGCGTCCACTAGGCCTATGACTGGCAGAAAATAAGTCTGCCGGGTCGACGTCTTGATGACGGCGCATTTACCCTTGCGGAGCGAATCCAAGTCGACGTTGGCTCCGTCTTCTTCGCCGAGTTCTTGGGGGTCGACGTCGAGCAGTTCGATAACGTTGGAGACGAGGTAAGGCAGGGTTTTATTTACCTTAATTTTCTCCTTGTTCTCTTTTATCTTCTCCTTCTGCGCTTGAAGTTCGTGAGATATGCGCAGCACTTCGCTCTTCATGATTTTGATCTCATTGTCAAGAAGGCGCGTCCTACTGATGACTTCGTCCGTGGACATACGTAAGACTTCTTCACCAAGTGCTTCTTGTCCATCATTCCAAATTGTTTGGTCTTCAAGCGCAACAGCAGCCATCTTCACCGAAACAAGTTTGCCGATTCACGCTGATGTCCTTTGCGATAcatgcaacctgaaaacgaactTCACAGCAAATTCCGCTAAAATTGGCTAGAAATTGAAACTCTATCGCCGATTGAACATTTTTATCCCGAATTCTTCCTCAGTTCTTCGCTGGTGATCCTCTTAGACATTATTAGAAATAGAATGTAACTGTAATTTTTCAAAATCTTTCATATTGACTTAAAGTGGAAGCGGACCGTACGATTTCGTCTGCTTAAACGCGCATCCCGAATGCATTTTGATGCAATTATGATCCGTATACATTACTATACATAATCAATGCGTTCGTAACACACACGTAAATTGGGCTAGATATGCAACATTTGCAAAAGCAACTTAAAATTTCACTCCGTGCCCGCTTATCTGCAGTGTCCGGATCCCCCGAGTAGGCGGCGCCGTGGACTTGTTCCGTACGCGGTCATGGCTGCGTTGCGTCCCCGAAGAAATGGAATTCTGCGCTGCGTTATGCGTTTTTTATCTCCAACAACTTTCGGGTCTCGTCACGTTTGGATCGCTTCGCCCATTTTGCTCTGCGATGACGCGCTTTGGGATTAAGTGAGGCTCCGGAGCATCTGACTgatcagtgtgtgtgtgtgcgtgtgacaTTTTGGAAAGGATAAACAAatcagagggaaaaaaaaaaaagaaaacgtttttCTGGGGATGCCTCAACGTACTGATGAGCTGAAGAACGTAAGCCTAACGTGAGTATATCAACTCTTGTCGCCCAAGTAGCAGACGTCGGAGGATCCTGCGATGTTGGCATTGACATTCGGGAATGCAGGCCGAGAGCCGATCGCTTTCAGTATCTGGGGTACCCGCGGAGAGCTGCGCGAGGTGTGGCGTTGGAAAAATCATCTCTTGGAAGGAGTCCATTGAGGagagacagtttttttttatctgtgtGATCGCCTTCGCGACCAATATCTCTCGCAACACCGCCAGATTATTTGCAGGCGATGAAGCCGACTTCGAAATAACGACGCGGATAGTATGCGGGTATTTGCGGGAATACGCCTGAGCGGCGCACCAACTGGTCTCCAGAAAAACCTGATGCGGTTGATCTCCGTCTCCGACGAGATGGAATAATCCTCTATCAGTCGATAAAAGCGAGTCGTACAGAGTATTCGGTACGCGGGATAAGATTAGATCGCGATGCTATCGTCGTATCCTTCGTCCACCACCAGCTTTGGGAAGGTGGTCTTAGGCCTAGGTGTTATCGGAGGTGAAGGAACAGCGCAGGTAGATATCCCGTTACGCGCGTCGGGAGGAAATTCTCTTTGCGGATAAGCCGTGCATCAGCTTAGATAAGAACGAGATAAGGTCCTGGCGTTttatgagtttttttttcttctctttcttaaCTCTGAAGTCTGTGGCTGTGTTGACACACATCCTTGAGCATATATGAACACGACTATGCTGTGTTGCTAGGATTGTCgcaagttccttttttttcttcttcgcgcGGTGATAAAACGTAAATACTGTACGAATTTGTAATCTAATTCAAGTTATGACAAACGGGGCCCCTCATCTTTGCTTGTGTGACGGGAAGAATTGATACTATAGCGTAATCTTAGAATAAGAAGTTGTTTCCGCGAAATATGTGTCTGAGCTGTGTCGTCGTTTGTGTTCCGCTCGTGTCATCTTCCTCTTTTTACGATTCGCAAAAACTCCAGAGCTTAAAATTCACAGTGCGGAAACCGTGACCTATATATTTCCGGAAGCAACAACCCAGTGTTGGGCTTATCCCCCTCTGGAGGATAAGCTCAAGGTAAAAGCATAAAATGTATAGCAGCGAGAGTAGACTAAAAAGACGAAAAGGAACGGTTAAGTAACAAAATGTGGCAATAAATTTATTAGGCCAGGTTTGGAATCAGTGGTtcacccagaatttcgtccctctttcttttccttttttttgggggggggggggggctctgcaagggggtgtatttacatTCATTGAACACAATATTGCACATTTTCATAGAACTTTAGTGTGATCTCCTCTAGATCTGGGGGGTGAAGGGGGTCTGGATAACTTACTGATTGGCATAATCGCAGTGCCAGTTTGACTTGACACACAGATTTCTCTTCAGACAGAATAGTAAAGTCGCCGTTGGGACAATGAAAGTGCAGTGTCCCTTCTTTAGCTCTGAGCGCATGGGTGCTCTCTGCTTCTTCTGCTTCGGTTATTTCTGGCTGGTTTCCCGTTGGTTGCGGTTAAGATGTGCAACCTGCCTTTGCATGCTAAATATGTGCAAGCGTTTAAAAGAACAAAGACTACCTATCCTTATCTGCTCTCCAAAGGgcgaatgaagaaaaaaaagagagagagagaaagaaaatgtgTTGGGTGGGTACGCCCCACCCAGCCTCATATTTCTATAATCGCCTTCCCTGTCTGGAGCATTCGTATCACTGGTTGCTCCAGAGGATATTGTGGTAGGGTGTGTATGGGGCAGGCTTCTAcgacgtattaaaaaaaaaagagagagtatTTACGtagtggggaaaaaaaaaatcagcagtGTGATAGTTGatcgtaaaagtaactcgttactttgaACATGTTCTCAAGTTACAATTTATAAAATTCTCTGGGCTATGTTGCTTATGTGCCAGAAAACCTTAACCCATCATCATCACAGGGTTGTATCAGGACAACATCCTTATAGGCCAATATCCTTCAGGCCAACACACTGTCTCGGACTTCTGTAGACTACCTTGTTTTGCAGAAAGACGAGGGGGCACAGGATTATTTGAGATGAAATGTGTGCAATATGGCAAAGCACCCAGCAAAAAGCACATGAAATTGATCTATTTCTCAAACCTCCTGTCGccagaaaaaacaagaaaaataattAGGAAATTGCTTTAAAATGAGTCAAAGTTACTCCCCAAAAGTATTTAAGCTAGATGCTCAGTGCTGGTATTTAACAGTATTTGTAAGATACTGAGTTACAAAGCATTTAAGATAGTGCAACTTTGAGTAAAGCATTTAAGTTATCTGCTCAGTCTTGCAGGGCATTAAGTTTATTTATATCTTATATATTTATGTCATATCATCAAGGAGTCTGTGGGCTATTACATAAGGGAATGAACACATAAACACAAGGGAATGTTGCGTTGTAGTCAAGTGAAATTAACTGTTAATTCTTTGACAAATTGATTAGAGTTAATTATTTGATGAATTGATTAGAGTAAGTTCTGTGGGGTGCCATTATTAAATGCTTGTGGGGCAAAGAATCTGCCCTCTTCACCCCCTTGCCCCAAGCAGTATTCACTttaaatttcaatttatttcctTGCAGTTGGGAGAGCAGCAAAAAGTCAATGAGGCTTGACACCGGCGTTGACTGTGAATGCTCATGATTCAAAATATGAATGCTTTGTGATCTCatcaaataaatgaaataaatgaagTGAGTcgtaaatgaaataaataagtaaCGTCAAAGTAGTCAGCAGCATAACCGggaagtgccccccccccccaacccacCTACAGACACTTATACCAGAAGCACTGTCTGAAAAGCCATCCATTGGCTGACAGTTCTTTGCCCCTGTAAACCAAGTAGGCGAGCATTGAACTTACATTTGCGCTCTTCGTACATAGCTTACATGCTGTGTAACAAGCGTATGTGTAACGTaaatgtttatttatttcggTGCATAAATGCTGCGTATTTGAAAGTTCTACAGAAAGGTTCTTGGTGATAACAAGTGGCATAGCAAAATTATATTATAATTTCTGCTGTGGAAATTCTCTGGAGTGTTGCCTTATTCCCCAACGTTATCAGCTCCAATACGGTGCCCCCCTCTGGAAAAGAAGCACAGGGCGTCTGCCCCCTTGGCTACCCCCTTGTAGCGGCTCTGAATGAAGTGAAACACTTGTAGAGCATCAGCATCCACTTTTTGTTCTCAGTGGAAGTAACATAAGATCATTTCCAAAAGCCAAGAGAATGTTGATATCACATGATATCTCTCCTCAAAGCCATTTGAAACTGACATTTAGTTGTTGGAGAGGTGCGATTGATGTTCTATGTTGCGAGGATCCACTATGTCTCAAACGGTGATTTGTACTACGACGTTAATTTTTATCGCTTTAGTATCAATAGTTCATGCACTAGAGCACGCTTCCAGGGAGAAACAATGGCGCCCTCCGTAAAGGCTGTGTTTGTGCTTCCGTGTACCAAGAGACAATGTGATTGCACGCTTCACTGCTCACACAAAATGCACAATGTACGTGAGAAATGAACGTGCACTTTTGGCACATCATTTGGCACACTGCCGACCACAGCCTCACTTCAGCAGGGGCACCACAGTATAATGGTAGCTTCATTTGCCATGAAAAGTAATAGCTCCCATGGGGCCATTGTCAAGAGGCTGTTCCTTTGGTTAGAGACCTTGTAGAAGTAACCTCAATGTTTGTCAGCCTAGAGCAGGCTCCCAGACTCCGACAGGGCTCCCCAGACTGTCTCCGTGCGGTAGTCACAAAGTGCCATTTTTACAAACTTCTCGAAAATAACTGGGAAAATTATGCCGGGACAAAGAAATGTTTTATGTAAAACCAAGTCACACACAAGA from Ornithodoros turicata isolate Travis chromosome 4, ASM3712646v1, whole genome shotgun sequence encodes the following:
- the LOC135391962 gene encoding 26S proteasome regulatory subunit 6A-B, which produces MAAVALEDQTIWNDGQEALGEEVLRMSTDEVISRTRLLDNEIKIMKSEVLRISHELQAQKEKIKENKEKIKVNKTLPYLVSNVIELLDVDPQELGEEDGANVDLDSLRKGKCAVIKTSTRQTYFLPVIGLVDAEKLRPGDLVGVNKDSYLILETLPQEYDSRVKAMEVDERPTEQYSDIGGLDKQIQELVEAVVLPMTHKEKFVNLGISPPKGVLLYGPPGTGKTLMARACAAQTKSTFLKLAGPQLVQMFIGDGAKLVRDAFALAKEKSPAIIFIDELDAIGTKRFDSEKAGDREVQRTMLELLNQLDGFSSSADIKVIAATNRVDILDPALLRSGRLDRKIEFPHPNEEARARIMQIHSRKMNYDKDVNFEELARCTDDFNGAQCKAVCVEAGMIALRRMGNNVTHEDYMDAIMEVQAKKKTNLNYYA